The Burkholderia cepacia ATCC 25416 genome includes a window with the following:
- the hpaC gene encoding 4-hydroxyphenylacetate 3-monooxygenase, reductase component codes for MSSTTDIQPPARVEPTDAQKAFRQAMAHLGAAVNVITTAGPHGRCGITASAVCSVTDTPPTLLVCLNRSSAMHATFERNRHVCINVLPAEHEQLARHFAGLTELPMDRRFELPGWDRGEQDVPVLRDALASLQGTIADMKEVGSHSVMFIEATSIRVRDDGDSLIYFGRAFHRVSRTACVR; via the coding sequence ATGTCTTCCACGACCGATATCCAGCCACCGGCACGCGTCGAGCCGACCGACGCGCAGAAGGCCTTCCGGCAAGCGATGGCCCACCTCGGCGCCGCCGTCAACGTGATCACCACCGCCGGGCCGCACGGCCGCTGCGGGATCACCGCGAGCGCCGTGTGCTCCGTCACCGACACGCCGCCGACGCTGCTCGTGTGCCTCAACCGGTCGAGCGCGATGCATGCGACGTTCGAACGCAATCGCCACGTCTGCATCAACGTGCTGCCGGCCGAACACGAACAGCTCGCGCGGCACTTCGCGGGGCTCACCGAGCTGCCGATGGACCGGCGCTTCGAACTGCCCGGGTGGGATCGCGGCGAGCAGGACGTGCCCGTGCTGCGCGATGCGCTCGCGAGCCTGCAGGGCACGATCGCCGACATGAAGGAAGTCGGCTCGCATTCGGTGATGTTCATCGAGGCGACGTCGATCCGCGTGCGCGACGACGGCGACAGCCTGATCTACTTCGGCCGTGCGTTTCATCGCGTGTCGCGCACGGCGTGCGTGCGGTGA
- a CDS encoding YbfB/YjiJ family MFS transporter, translating to MRAAPQPEPAGPSQPDTGATRHTPERDPDRMAAWRLAIGLSLGSAIALGLARFSYALLLPPMKADLGWTFAQAGALNTANAAGYLIGALVFPLLSRRWRAGMLLAAGCVLTALLMAACGFTSGMHALLVQRLATGVGSALIFISGGVLAARLASASPRDAGLLLGLYYGGTGWGIVASSLLVPATLAQGVHGWQPAWFALAFACVLFSAVAVSAARRIERVHAAPAAPRDGAVPAATASPVRFALALAGYGLFGVGYIGYMTFIVALLRGAGMSGTVVAAFYVMLGVATVVSARLWSGLLDRMRGGQALAVLNALLGIATLMPAMFVHPVAAFASGVLFGATFLSAVASTTAFVRHNLPPDGWAKGISAFTTVFAFGQIAGPVAIGWVSDSAGLARGLVYSALTLFAGAALAAGQRALRAAA from the coding sequence ATGCGCGCAGCGCCGCAACCGGAGCCTGCCGGCCCGTCGCAGCCGGACACCGGCGCGACCCGCCACACCCCCGAACGTGACCCCGATCGCATGGCCGCGTGGCGGCTCGCGATCGGCCTGTCGCTCGGCAGCGCGATCGCGCTCGGCCTCGCGCGCTTTTCGTATGCGCTGCTGCTGCCGCCGATGAAGGCCGATCTCGGCTGGACCTTCGCGCAGGCCGGCGCGCTGAACACGGCGAACGCGGCCGGCTACCTGATCGGTGCGCTCGTGTTTCCGTTGCTGTCGCGGCGCTGGCGCGCGGGCATGCTGCTCGCGGCCGGGTGCGTGCTGACCGCGTTGCTGATGGCCGCGTGCGGGTTCACGTCCGGCATGCACGCGCTGCTCGTGCAGCGGCTCGCGACCGGCGTCGGCAGCGCGCTGATCTTCATCAGCGGCGGCGTGCTGGCCGCGCGGCTCGCGTCGGCGTCGCCGCGCGACGCGGGCCTGCTGCTCGGCCTCTACTACGGCGGCACCGGATGGGGCATCGTCGCATCGTCGCTGCTCGTGCCGGCGACGCTCGCGCAGGGGGTACACGGCTGGCAGCCCGCGTGGTTCGCGCTCGCGTTCGCATGCGTGCTGTTCTCGGCGGTGGCCGTGTCGGCCGCGCGCCGCATCGAGCGCGTGCACGCGGCACCCGCCGCGCCGCGCGACGGTGCGGTGCCGGCCGCGACCGCGAGCCCCGTGCGATTCGCCCTCGCGCTCGCCGGCTACGGCCTGTTCGGCGTCGGTTACATCGGCTACATGACGTTCATCGTCGCGCTGCTGCGCGGCGCGGGAATGAGCGGCACGGTGGTCGCCGCGTTCTACGTGATGCTCGGCGTCGCGACCGTCGTCTCGGCACGGCTGTGGTCGGGGCTGCTCGACCGGATGCGCGGCGGCCAGGCGCTGGCCGTGCTCAATGCGCTGCTCGGCATCGCGACGCTGATGCCGGCGATGTTCGTGCATCCGGTTGCCGCGTTCGCGTCGGGCGTGCTGTTCGGCGCGACGTTCCTGTCGGCCGTCGCGTCGACGACGGCCTTCGTGCGCCACAACCTGCCGCCCGACGGCTGGGCGAAAGGGATCAGCGCGTTCACGACGGTCTTTGCATTCGGGCAGATCGCCGGGCCGGTCGCGATCGGCTGGGTGTCGGACAGCGCGGGGCTCGCGCGCGGGCTCGTGTATTCGGCGCTGACGCTGTTCGCGGGTGCCGCGCTCGCGGCCGGGCAGCGCGCGTTGCGGGCCGCCGCGTAG
- a CDS encoding RBBP9/YdeN family alpha/beta hydrolase produces MDQTIVIVPGIGNSGPDHWQSHWEAAIPGAIRMAPASWDAPDLRDWMAALDEAVAQAAAPPVLICHSLGCLLFAHWRAASARVVRGAWLVAVPDPGGPRFPAAARAFANVPGGDFGGLPVLAIASSDDGYDPSGRGIAWASERGATPLRLGPRGHLNAEAGLAQWPEGRALLTAFVAGLPR; encoded by the coding sequence ATGGACCAAACGATCGTGATCGTGCCGGGGATCGGCAACTCGGGACCGGATCATTGGCAGAGCCACTGGGAGGCCGCGATTCCGGGCGCCATCCGCATGGCGCCCGCGTCATGGGATGCCCCCGACCTGCGTGACTGGATGGCGGCACTGGATGAAGCCGTCGCGCAAGCCGCGGCGCCGCCGGTGTTGATCTGCCATTCGCTGGGGTGCCTGCTGTTCGCGCACTGGCGCGCGGCGTCGGCGCGCGTCGTGCGCGGCGCATGGCTGGTTGCGGTGCCCGATCCGGGCGGCCCGCGTTTTCCGGCCGCGGCGCGTGCGTTCGCGAACGTGCCGGGCGGCGATTTCGGCGGTTTGCCGGTGCTGGCGATCGCCAGTTCGGACGACGGGTACGACCCGTCCGGGCGCGGCATCGCATGGGCGAGCGAACGTGGCGCGACGCCGCTGCGGCTCGGCCCGCGCGGCCACCTGAATGCGGAAGCGGGATTGGCGCAGTGGCCGGAGGGGCGTGCATTGCTGACGGCCTTCGTGGCCGGATTGCCGCGCTAG